Proteins encoded within one genomic window of bacterium:
- a CDS encoding DUF4160 domain-containing protein — protein MPTIKNIPGPYRFFFYSFDCYESKHVHVQRERMVCKFWLEPVILSKNYGFSPKELNDIRQIIQSNRNKIMEVWNEHCG, from the coding sequence ATGCCAACAATTAAAAATATCCCAGGTCCTTATCGGTTTTTCTTTTATAGCTTCGATTGTTACGAATCCAAACATGTACATGTCCAAAGGGAAAGAATGGTTTGTAAGTTTTGGCTCGAACCTGTTATACTAAGCAAAAACTATGGTTTTTCACCAAAAGAGCTCAATGATATCCGCCAAATTATTCAATCTAATCGAAACAAAATTATGGAGGTATGGAATGAACACTGCGGCTAA